CCCGTACCCTGATCCCGCTCCCCATGCGACTTTACGACGTTCACACCCATCGTCCGCCCGCTGACCTCACCACGCCCGCCGTGGTCAGCATCGACGCCAGTGAGCCCTTCGAGCCACGGCCCGGGGGACGCTATGCGGTGGGCATTCATCCTTGGCATGCCGCGGCGGATCGCCTTCCGCTGTTGCGCCTCCGGGCCGCCCATCCGCAGGTCGTGATGATCGGCGAGGCCGGCCTCGATCGGTTGGCTGAGGCGCCGATGTCGCTGCAAATCGAGCTCTTCGAGGCGCAGGTCAGGCTGGCCGATGAGCTGCGTAAACCGCTGATCATCCATTGCGTACGTGCTTGGGGAGAACTGCTCGAGGTCAGAAAACGCCTTCGCCCGGATAGCCCGTGGATCGTCCACGGCTTTCGGGGCAAGTCGCCCTTGGCCACGCAACTCCTTGACGCTGGCCTCAGCCTCTCCTTCGGCCTCCTGCACCGCCCCGACGCCTTGCGGACGACTTGGGACCGGCGCCGATTGTTCGTCGAAACGGACGATAGTCCTACTCCGATCGTCGAAGTTTACGAGCGCATTGCCGGGGAACTACACGTCTCCGTCGAATCGTTGGCGCATGATGTAGAGAAACGATTCGCGGCGCTCTTCCCTTAAAATCCACCTTGTTTCCCCATTTCAGCGGGAGTAAATCATCGTAAATCACTTGCCTTGCGACAAATTACTCCGGTAAATCATCGCAAATCACTTGTCTTACAATAAATTACTTCGGTAAGTATTCGCAAATCATTTGCCTTGCAATAAATTACTCCAGTAAGTAGTCGCAAAGCATCTGCATTGCAATAAATTACTCCGGTAAGTATTCGCAAATCATCTGCCTTGCAATAAATTACTTCAGTAAGTATTCGCAAAGCATTTGAATTGCGATAAATTACTCCGGTAAGTATTCGCAAAGCATTTGCATTGCGATGTATTACTCCGGTAAATCATCGCAAATCATTCGCCTTGCGACAAATTGCTCCGGTAAGTATTCGCAAATCATTTACCTTGCGACAAATTAATCCGGTAAATAGTCGCAAAGCATTTGCATTACGATAAATTACTTCGGTAATTAGTCGTAAATCATTTGCATTGCAACAAATTACTCCGGTAATTATTCGCAAAGCATTTGCATTGTAATAAATTACTCCAGTAAATAGTCGCAAAGCATTTGCTTTGCAATAAATTACTCTGGTAAGTAGTCGTAAATCACTTGCATTGCAAAGAATTACTCTGGTAAGTAGTCGGAAAGCATTTGCATTGCGACAAATTACTCCCGTAATTAGTCGTAAATCACTTGCATTGCGAGAAATTACTTTGGTAGATGATCTTACGATATATGCTTTGCAATGAATGGCGCAGTCGTTTGTTTCTACGCAGCCTGTTTTGAAACCTCCGCTCAACGAAGTTTTCCTGCATCATCGCGCAGGGGGATGCGCAAATGAGGACGTTGTGGAACGACAGCGTGAAACAAATGAAAGCCCATGACCGGAGGGAGCAAACGGCTTGCAGGGCGCATGACTCCGCGGTTTGGTGAAAAGAGATACTTTTGCTCTCCCTCCAAGCGGAGGGGGACGAACAGCGGAGAAATAGAATGATACAACAAACCGAATACAATCAATTTCAGAAGTTTCTGGCCAAAACGAGCGGAAGTTTTCATGTGCTTGAGCATCAGATTCCGGTGGAGCGACAGATGGAGTACTTCCATTTCTCGAACCGGATCAAGCAGGAGAGGATCCCGTGGACAGCGGGCGACCTCGAAGCATTTGAAATAGACCTCTATAACCCCGAAACGACGGAAGAATACAAGCGGCGCATCCTGGCCATCTTCGCCATCTCGGGCGACGTGACTGCCTACCGACGGTTGGAGCGTTACGCACGGTTGGCCGAGCCTGACATGCGCGATTGGGCTTACATGGCACTCATGGAAGGGCGCATCATTCTGGAGTCGGAACTCTCTGACGAAAAGCAGATTTATATCTCCACTGGCCTGGGCGGCAAGGGGCAGAAGTTGCGCTTCTACCTGCTTTTCCCTGCGGCGGAGGGCATGACGATCGAGGGCTATCGGCGAGACGTGGTGGAGCGTGAGTTCAACTTCGCGCTTCGGCAGGCCGATTGGGACATCGAACGCCTGACGATACATCCGGACTACGCTGAACTGGTGGTGCTGCTGCCTCTTCGTGCGGACCTGAAGGCGGTGCTCGACGGGGTGCTCTGGGAGTGCAACCAGTATGGCGACTTTCTGGCCAAAACGTACACGATTTCGAATATGAAGGAGATGAACGAGGAGGAGATCCGTGCCACCATCCGCAGCAGTCGAGGGAAGAACTTTTTAGACGAAGAACAATGACACGGCGCCTATCAATCATCGTCCCCTGTTATAACGAGGAGGCAGTGCTGGCCGAGTCGTATCGGCGCACGCGCGCTGTGATCGACCGTCTGCCCTGCGAGGGCGAGATTATTTACATCAATGATGGCAGTCGAGACGGTACGCGTAACATGCTGAACGAGTTAGCCGACGAAGATCCAAGGGTGAAAGTGCTCCACTTCTCGCGCAACTTTGGCCATCAACCCGCCGTATCGGCCGGCATTCACCAGTGTACCGCCGATTGGGCCGTGATTATGGATGCCGATCTGCAAGATCCTCCGGAGTTGATCCCCGACATTCTGGCCCTCAGCGAACGCGAAGGCGCAAACAGCGTCTACTGCGTCCGCCGATCGCGCGAAAAGGAAACGCTCTTCAAACGCCTCTCCGCACGCCTGTTTTATCGCACCATGAACCGCATGAGTGAGGTGCAATTCCCGCTCGATACGGGCGATTTCCGCCTCATCGATCGCAAGATCATGGACCAGTTCAAGCGCCTGCCCGAGCATGGGAAGTACATCCGCGGCCTCATCAGTTGGATCGGCTTCAAGCAGGTGCCCTTCTACTACGAACGTAAGGCACGCGTGGCGGGCGAAACGAAGTACCCCTTGAGTAAAATGCTCCGCTTCGCCTCCAACGCCTTGTTGTATTTCTCCAAAAAGCCACTGCGACTGGCCTCGAGCCTCGGATTCCTGGCCGTCATCGTGGGGCTGCTGCTGGCCCTTTGGACCCTCTTGGGCAAGATCTGCGGTTTCAGTCATGCCGAAACCGGATGGAGCTCGATCATGACCGCCATCATCTTTTTCGGAGGTGTGCAACTGCTCACGATCGGCGTACTCGGGCAATACATTGGCGTCCTCTTCGACGAGATCAAAAACCGCCCGGAATACATCATCGACGAATGCCGTAACTGCACTGATTCATAACCTCCAACCGTCGCCACGGACCGTCGTTTTGCCTCGATCTGGGTAGGAACGTCCGACTTGTAATACATACAAAAAACACTAATGTGATCCATTTCGCCCCTTATGAAGTTGCGTATTCAAAGAATCCTCTCCTTCTTTGCCCCTGCATTCGGAAAGGGTAATGTGTTATACGAACAAAACAATCGGCATTTATCCCCCCCTCTGCGATGCCATACGTTATAAATGAAGAAAAACTGAATGAAGAAGAAGATTACACGACTATGTGCGGCCGCCCTGATGCTTAGCGCAGGGATCGCGTTCCCCACTGTCATACAAGCACAGCGCGTGAACACGTTCACGGTTGAACAACAAGCCCGAATCGACTCCCTCAAACAAGAATATATTAAGAAGGGTGTTCCGGCTCATTGGGCTGAGAAACGCGCCACAATGATCGTTGAGCGGGAGAGTAAAGCGCAACTACGATCCTCTACGCGTCTTGCTACGCCACATGCAGGCTCTATTTTGGTGGATCGCGGTACAGCACCAGGCGGATACTCCGCTCAGCATGCATATACCCCCGCCCAGTTAATCACCAATGTACTGTTGAATAATCCAGCAGCTGCATCTGCCATTTCAAACGTACAATTCACTGGGACATGGACAGCCACGGCGCGTTCTTTGGCTTATTTTGAAGCAGGATCCAGCGGCTTCCCTATCGATAAAGGGTTAATCCTCGCAACGGGTGATGTGATTGGCTCTGTTCCAGCCAATAATGCTGAGGGACCAAATGATCTTACTGGAGGTTTGGATGGTGGCGATATTGCGGTTGGATCAGATCCTGATTTAACGCCGTTGACGACAGGTTCGGTGACTTGTGGATCTATTCTCTCTTTTGACTTCAAGCCATTTCAGCCGGATGTGACGTTTGACTTCATCTTTGCCTCTACAGAGTATCCTGAATATTCGGGATCTACTTTCAATGATGTCTTTGGCTTTTTTGTGAGAGAACTGCCCTCGGGCCCCAAGCAGAATATTGCTTACTTCTCGGATGGATCGACATCGGTAACGATTAATAATTCAAATTGGGGTAATCCACATTCAGCTAACGTGCCGTCCAGTTTTCCAGGTAATCATGCTCTGCCTGGTTCTCCTCATCCCGAATGGCATATTCCAGTGTTCAATAATGATGCTAAGATGGAATATGATGGGCACACGGTTATGCTTACTGCGAAGGCATTAGGGTTGTCTACATCAAAAACGTATCGTCTGGAACTCAAAATAGCGAATGTGGTCGACCAAATTCTGGGTTCTGCAGTCTTCCTCTCCAATCTTGATTTGGGTGCACCTCAAGTGGGTTTAGATGCCCCTTATATGGGTGCTTGGAATCGGGAATGGGACGAACAAGGTAAAGATCACCTCTATACAGATTGTATCCAGACACTAAAACTGGGCTTCCTCCCTGCGGCATTTGATCGTAAACTCGTTCTTTCTTATATGGGTATTGCTTCAAAAGAGAACATTAGAAAGGCGGATGGATCTCCGTTGCCCGATACATTAGATTTGAAAGCCAACGAGGAGCTGATCACCTTCCCTGTTAAGATCCTTCCTGTTCCCGCTGCGGATAACGGAAAAGAAGGTGCGATCAAGGCTTGTATCGTAAGTGGAGATTGTGATACGGTGATGAACAAGACCACCAAACACTTCTTCAAGTTCTTCAATGGCATTCAGACGAACATTGACTTTGTGGCACCATCACCGAAATATCCCGGTCGATTCAAACTGAACATTACTGGAGGTTCGAATAAGGTCTATCGAAGCATTGATAACGGCTTACATTGGGAGTTCGCTCGTGATACAGCTACGGGTGAGGAACGTCCTTTCACCCACGATCAGATGGAGTACTTCTTGGCCAGCGATCGTAATATTTGGCTGCGTGAGCCCAATGCGTGTGCACAGGTGCAGTTCTTCCACTTCACAAAGGATTCTTTAGCTGGACCTGTTCAGCCAGGAATATCACGACAGGTAATTATGCCCGAAGTGTCAGGTTTGGTTTCGAGCTATGCTCCGGGAATCCACTACGTGAATTCAGGTAGCGATCTTACCTTCCGAGTGATGCCTACGGGTGCGAATGCCGGTAAGGTTCCTGTGGTGGAGACAGGCAGAAAGTCTATCCCCGACAAACAAGGTGTACGCGTGGTCAGCAATGGCGATGGCACCTATACGGTAACGATTTATATGGTTCGTGAAGCGATCGATCTCAGAATCTCGTTTGCTGCTCCGAATAGCAATGTGGAGGCTGACGGTTCTTCGATCTACACCGAGCGTGAGACCCTCTATGTGACGAGTCCCACGGCCAACACGGCCAAAGTGTACAATGTGAGTGGTGTGCTCGTACGCACGCTGACCCTCTCAGCCGGCGAGACAGTTCGCACGGCACTTCCTGCGGGCTTCTATGTGGTGGCTCTGGGGAATGGTAATACGCATAAAGTGATTGTGAAGTAAGCGATTCCGCTTACTGAAAAGAGATAAGAGTTGAGTCTGTAAAGATTTTAGTTTCATAGCTTTTTTTGTGGGAGGCCCTGGGGCGTGATGTCTCGGGGCTTCTATTTTTTGTACACCTACCTCAGTACGAAAAGGGAGAGGCGATTGCGACGTGTGACCCCCAAAATGAAAGAGGCTCGTAAGACGATGATGCTTACGAGCCTTCTTGCTATTTGTGTACGTGGGGAGGAGTTTATCGTCGGGCGAGGTAACGCTCCAGTCCTTCATGGCGTAGGCGACAAGCAGGACAATGTCCGCAACCGTCACCAAGGACGCCGTTGTAACACGTGAGGGTCTCGCGGCGGACCAGATCGAAGACACCGAGGCGGTCGGAGAGGGCCCAGACGTCGGCCTTGTCGAGCCACATGAGTGGCGTATGGATGACGAACTGTGCATCCATTGCCAGGTTGAGCGTAACGTTAAGCGAGCGGACAAACGTGTCGCGGCAGTCAGGATAGCCACTGAAATCGGTCTCGGAGACGCCCGTAACGAGGTGACGGATGCCACGTTCAGCAGCGTAGACAGCGGCCATACTCAAGAAAAAGAGATTGCGACCGGGCACGAACGTGTTTGGTGGGCCCTCTGCGGGCTTCTCGCTGTCCATGAGTATGCGGGTGTCGGTGAGGGCACTGGTGCCGAGGGAGGCGATGAAAGACGCGTCGAGCACATCCCATGCTACATCAGCCGTGCGGGCGATACGTTGCGCCACGTTGACCTCCTCACGGTGCTTTTGCCCGTAGAGGAAGGTCAGCGCACGGACCTCTGCGAAGTGTTCCTTGGCCCAAAAGAGGCACGTGGTGGAGTCTTGTCCACCACTGAAAACGACGAGCGCAGCGTCGTGACGTGTATCGGTTTTCATAGCTCCTTAATCTTCCAAACGTTGTATGAGATACCCTCGTCGTAGGTGTCGGTCTCGTCGACGCGCTTGATGTAATGCACCACGCGGATGGTGACGGGTAGGATGAGGATCTCGTAGAGCGTCTTGAGCAGTGCCTGCACCGCGATCATCTTCAGTAGCTCATCGGCCGGGATGATGCCGCCGAAAGCGATGGGGAAGAAGAGGAGCGAGTCTGCACTTTCGCCCACCAACGTGGAGAGGATGGCGCGCGCTGAGAAGTTGCGGCCTGCAGACCGGATCTTCATGCGGCTCATCACATAGGCGTTGAGGAACGACCCAACGAGGAAGGCCAGCAGACTGGCAGCGGCAATGCGTGGAGCGAGTCCGAAGACGAAATTGAAGGCCTCCTCGCCCTCCCAAAACGGTGCGGCGGGTAGCATGACGGCTACGCGGCTGAGGATAATAACGAGGAAGTTCATCGCAAAGCCGAGCCAGATGATGAGGCGTGCCTTGCGGTAGCCCCAGACTTCGGCGATGCAGTCGTTAATGATGTAGGAGATGGGGAAGACGAGCAGTCCGGCAGTGACGGAGAGGATGTGCCCGCCGGGCATTTGCCAAAGCCTCACGACTTTGGTCTCTAACAGGTTGGACGCTACGAGGCAGGTGCAGAAGAGCACGCCGAGCATCATGAAGGATACGGATACTTTACTTTTCATCTATCTTGTTTTTAACGTGGTGTTCAAGCACACGGGGGGAGAGGCGTCGTATGGCTGCCTATCTCGGAGATCGCTGCCACTCCCTGCGCCGCAAACCATCGCGGCGGGCGCAAAAGTAGGGAAACGAGGCTACGGGAGGAATAGAGTGTCTCTCTCGGACGGTCGTCGAAGCTCTGAACCCTAAGGGTTTTGCCCTTGGACGGTCGTCGGAGCCCTGAACCCTGAGGGTTTTGCCCTCGGACGGTCGTCGGAGCTCTGAACCCTGAGGGTTTCGCCCTCGGACGGTCGTCGGAGTTCTAAACCCTGAGGGTTTTGCCCTTGGACGGTCGTCGGAGCTCTAAACCCTGAGGGTTTCGCCCTTGGACGGTCGTCGGAGCTCCGAACCCTGAGGGTTTTGCCCTCGGACGGTCGTCGGAGCATCTCAACGCCCAGGCGTAGACCCATATGAAAAGCGCCCGGCCTTACATCTTGCGTGTAAAGTCGGGCGCCACCTTTTTGTGTAAGCTGTTATTGGAATAATTCGCGTGGAGCATACGAGACTCGAACTCGTCACCTTTTGATTGCGAACCAAATGCTCTACCAAGATGAGCTAATGCCCCATGTTTTTGCCCGTTTCCCTCCGGAAATGACGGGGCAAAGATAGATGGATTTTGAAACCGCATTTTCGCTTGGGTACCGTGCGTTGCTGGGGATGCTCTACGCGCTATCTGTCCCACTGGGGGCAGAAAAAGGAAGCGGGCAAGCAGAACGGATTCGTTCTACCTGCCCGCCTCTGTGATCTGTAAAGCCGATTGGCGATTACTTCTTGTAGCGGTTGCCATAGCGGCTCATGAACTTGTCGACGCGGCCGGCGGTGTCCACCAGTTTTGCCTTGCCCGTGTAGAAGGGGTGCGAGCTGCTGGAGATTTCGAGCTTGACCAAGGGATAGGTCACACCTTCGATTTCGATCGTCTCTTTCGTGTTGATCGTGGAGCGGGTGATGAATACCTCTTCGTTCGACATGTCTTTGAAGGCTACCTGACGGTAGTTTTCCGGATGAAGTCCTTTTTTCATTGCGGTGCTGTTTTTATATGTATAAAATTGATTCGTTTCTTCCTGTGAAACAGTGCGCAAAAGTAGGATAAATGTCTATTGGCGCAAGAAGTGAGGCACTTGCGCAGCGTGTCAGTCCTGTTCGTAAGCAGCGCGGCCCGTCTCGTAGACGTTGCGGCCCTGGCTGTCGATGGCTACAATGACGGGCAGCTCTGTGACGGTCAGGCGGCGGATGGCTTCGGGGCCGAGGTCGTCGAAGGCGATCACCTCGGCAGTGTCGACACAGCGGGCCATGAGGGCGGCTGCTCCACCGATGGCGGCGAAGAAGACGCCGGTGTATTGCTTTAATGCGTCGACTACTTCGGCGTTGCGGAGGCCTTTGCCGATCATCACTTTCAGGCCTTCACGGATGAGGCGGGGCGAATAGGCGTCCATGCGACCGGCCGTGGTGGGGCCGACGGATCCGATGGGTTGCCCGGGCTTGGCGGGGCAGGGACCGGCGTAGTAGACGACTTGTCCGGTGAAGTCGAAGGGCATGGGTTCGCCGCGGTCGAGCATTTCGTAGAGGCGCTTATGGGCGGCGTCGCGGGCGGTGTAGATGGTGCCGGAGAGGTAGACGAGGTCGCCGGCTGTGAGTGAGCGGATGACGTCGTCGGTGAAGGGGGCACGCAGGATGCGTTTCTCTATTTGGGGTGTTGCTTCCATTATGTGTGATAGTCAAATTCAATTTCTATTTGGATGATGGGGAGGGGAGGCCGGATCTATTCTTGTCTTGATGCTTCTTCTTTTTTTCCCTTGGTGGCTCTTCTTTTCTTGTCTTGATGTCTCTTCTTTTCTTGTCTTGACACAAGAAAAGAAGCAAAAGAAGGTCAAGGCGTTAGGGACGCCGGCCAAGTTGGCCGGGTACCGGGAGAACTTCCTTGCCTCGGTAGAGGGCCCCACCGGGGCCGGGGAATATGGCCGGGTACTTCAAGATCAGAGTGACCCTTCGGCGTGGCGGGTGGCGTGGCAGCCGATGTTGACGGAGACGGGTAGGCCGGCGATGTGGGTGGCGAAGGTGAGGATGTGGACGGCCAGCGCGGTGGTAGATCCGCCGAAGCCGACGGGACCGATGCCGAGGCGATTGATGTCGTCATACAGCTCTTGCTCAAGGGCGGCCAGGTCGGGGCGCTCGTTGACGGAGCCGACGGGGCGCAGCAGGGCTTTCTTGCTGAGGTAGGCGGCGCGCTCCATCGTGCCACCAATGCCGACACCGACGATGGTCGGCGGACAGGGGTTGGCGCCGGCGTGCGAGACGGTATCGATGACGAACTGCTTGATGCCGGGCACACCGTCGCTGGGCATGAGCATTTTCAGGTCGCTCTTGTTTTCGCTGCCGAAGCCTTTGGGCGCGACAACGATGTGGAAGGCGTCGCCGGGCACCATCTCATAGTGGATGATGGCGGGCGTGTTGTCTTTCGTATTCACGCGGTCGATGGGGTCGCGAACGACAGACTTGCGGAGGTAGCCCTTCTCGTAGCCCTGGCGGACGCCCTGGTTGATGGCGTCCTCGATGAAGCCGCCGGTGATGCGGACGTCTTGGCCCCAGGTGACGAAGATGACGGTCATGCCGGTGTCTTGACAGATGGGGACGCGCTCCTCGCGGGCGATGCGGGCGTTGTCGATGAGGGTGGTGAGCACCTGACGACCCAGTGGTGAGCGCTCGGTCTGGAGGCAGCTATGAAACTTACGATCGATGTCGTCGGCCAGCACATAGCAGGCTTCGATGCAGAGACGCTCGACGAGGGTGGTGATCTTTTCTGCTTGAATTTCTCTCATTGGTAGTTACGTGCTAAGAAGTAATGGGTATTGCGGTTGCTGACGTCTTCCTGCGGATCGTCGATGAAGCCGATGAGGCAGAAGTGGCCTGTCTTGGGGTCTTCGACGAGGGTCTTGTGAAGGGAGAAGTCAATGATTTCAGATGTGTTGCGGACGTGGAAACGAGGGCCATCGCAGGGGATGACACGGTCGCCGATGCGGACGTGATCCTCGTCGTGGTAGGCGATGTGGAGATGCTCGGCAATGCGCTCGCGGACACGTGCCTCGAGGCGCTCCAGATCGATCTCGGGGCGCTGGCGAAACTTGAGCATGAAGCCGTTTCGGACGTCGGAGAAGTAGTACTCGTCGTCAGAGATGCCAAACTCGTCGCTGAGGAGGAGCGTGGTGATGTCTTCGGCCGAGTGGGCCATCTTGCGATACTTGAGCGACTCGTGGACGATGTCGTAGATGCTCTGTGGCAAGGGGCCGAAGACGCCGGGGCGGGCCACGATGATCTCTTCGCCGATACCCACGAGCAGGTCGGCGTTGCGGCCGAGGGCGTCGTAGAGCAGGTTGAAGTGCTCAACGACGACACGGCGCTTGCGCTCCAGCAGCGAGCGGACAAAGTCGGCGATCTCGTACATCTGCATAAAGGCCATCTGGAAGCGGACGTCGAAGTGATAGGTGGTGGCGTCCTCGATGTCGTTGAGCGGGTTGCGCACCTGCATGATCTTGCGCGGGTTGACGATGTCGTCATCGTTGGAGAGTTGCAGGCCGGGGAACATGCCCTTGATGAAGGACGATTTGCCAGCGCCGGCGTCGCCGAGGATGCCGATGAGGCGGTCGTTAAAGAAGAGGTGGCGGTGGCTGATCTGTTCGCCGAGGAACATGAGTCGCTCTTTGCCACGCGGCGCGAAGTACTGCGCCGAGACCATATATTCTTGTGCGTGATTGCGCATAGGAGCTGTTGGAACTAAAAACTAAAAACTAAAAGTGCCGGGGCCAAGGGACATCAGTCCCCCTCCCTCCTGCCGGTAGGGTAGGGGCGTATCGCATACGCCCTTTTAGACGGCCCGCAGGGCCGAATACAGATACCGAGGTTTGCCCCTGCCGGGGCATTAGTAGGGCGTATGCGATACGCCCCTACCCTACCGGCAGAATGAGACGAGGATGTTATGCCGGCACTACCCTATAAGGTAGTTCCTCGCTAACCTATAGGGTAGGACGATGCTAACCTATAAGGGTAGTCATCACTAACGCATCGGGTTTTGGAACAAAAACGGGGGCAGGAACCGTTTGTGTCGGTCTTGCCCCCGCTTCTTCATATAAGGACAATGAACGATTATAAATCAAACTCTAGCTTCATCAGGGGGACGTGCTGTTGGGCGCCGTAGACGTCCGTTTCGCCGAGCGCGCCGGAGGGGATCGGACGCACGATGGTGGTCTTGATCGCCTTGGCGGGGTCGAAGTGCACGATGCCGATGATGTCCGTCTCGGGGATGTGGTAAAGCGAGGCGAACATGGCGTTGTTGAATACGCCGGCGGCCTTGACGCGCTCATACATCTCATAGTCCTTGAAGATGACGTCGAAGGTCAGCTCGTAGGGGCCCGAGTTCTTGCTTCGGATCACCGAAGCCACGTCTGTCAGTTTGTAATGCATGATAGATATCCTCCTTTCTTATTCCTGTCCCTGATTGAAGCTGATGTAGCGCGCGGGGAACAGCTCGGTGGAGTTGTCGACCTGCATCAGGTGGTAGATGTTGAACTCGAAGACCTCGCCCATCTTGGCATCCGAGGGCGAGAAGGGGAAGGCCAGGTTGCCGGCCGTCGCGATGCGCCCTTCGTAGCCGAAGTGGAGCATGGTGCTGCGGGCGAATCCGCAGATGGTGTTGGCCTGTTCCTGGGTGGCGGCCACGGCCTCGATGATGATCAGCAGCTCGTCGCTGTGCGACTCTTCGGCGTCCTTGAACATGGCCATGACGCCCTTCTTGCCGTAGAT
The sequence above is drawn from the Tannerella serpentiformis genome and encodes:
- a CDS encoding choice-of-anchor L domain-containing protein; this translates as MKKKITRLCAAALMLSAGIAFPTVIQAQRVNTFTVEQQARIDSLKQEYIKKGVPAHWAEKRATMIVERESKAQLRSSTRLATPHAGSILVDRGTAPGGYSAQHAYTPAQLITNVLLNNPAAASAISNVQFTGTWTATARSLAYFEAGSSGFPIDKGLILATGDVIGSVPANNAEGPNDLTGGLDGGDIAVGSDPDLTPLTTGSVTCGSILSFDFKPFQPDVTFDFIFASTEYPEYSGSTFNDVFGFFVRELPSGPKQNIAYFSDGSTSVTINNSNWGNPHSANVPSSFPGNHALPGSPHPEWHIPVFNNDAKMEYDGHTVMLTAKALGLSTSKTYRLELKIANVVDQILGSAVFLSNLDLGAPQVGLDAPYMGAWNREWDEQGKDHLYTDCIQTLKLGFLPAAFDRKLVLSYMGIASKENIRKADGSPLPDTLDLKANEELITFPVKILPVPAADNGKEGAIKACIVSGDCDTVMNKTTKHFFKFFNGIQTNIDFVAPSPKYPGRFKLNITGGSNKVYRSIDNGLHWEFARDTATGEERPFTHDQMEYFLASDRNIWLREPNACAQVQFFHFTKDSLAGPVQPGISRQVIMPEVSGLVSSYAPGIHYVNSGSDLTFRVMPTGANAGKVPVVETGRKSIPDKQGVRVVSNGDGTYTVTIYMVREAIDLRISFAAPNSNVEADGSSIYTERETLYVTSPTANTAKVYNVSGVLVRTLTLSAGETVRTALPAGFYVVALGNGNTHKVIVK
- a CDS encoding alanine-tRNA synthetase second additional domain-containing protein — protein: MRNHAQEYMVSAQYFAPRGKERLMFLGEQISHRHLFFNDRLIGILGDAGAGKSSFIKGMFPGLQLSNDDDIVNPRKIMQVRNPLNDIEDATTYHFDVRFQMAFMQMYEIADFVRSLLERKRRVVVEHFNLLYDALGRNADLLVGIGEEIIVARPGVFGPLPQSIYDIVHESLKYRKMAHSAEDITTLLLSDEFGISDDEYYFSDVRNGFMLKFRQRPEIDLERLEARVRERIAEHLHIAYHDEDHVRIGDRVIPCDGPRFHVRNTSEIIDFSLHKTLVEDPKTGHFCLIGFIDDPQEDVSNRNTHYFLARNYQ
- a CDS encoding Fe-S-containing hydro-lyase, coding for MEATPQIEKRILRAPFTDDVIRSLTAGDLVYLSGTIYTARDAAHKRLYEMLDRGEPMPFDFTGQVVYYAGPCPAKPGQPIGSVGPTTAGRMDAYSPRLIREGLKVMIGKGLRNAEVVDALKQYTGVFFAAIGGAAALMARCVDTAEVIAFDDLGPEAIRRLTVTELPVIVAIDSQGRNVYETGRAAYEQD
- a CDS encoding fumarate hydratase — its product is MREIQAEKITTLVERLCIEACYVLADDIDRKFHSCLQTERSPLGRQVLTTLIDNARIAREERVPICQDTGMTVIFVTWGQDVRITGGFIEDAINQGVRQGYEKGYLRKSVVRDPIDRVNTKDNTPAIIHYEMVPGDAFHIVVAPKGFGSENKSDLKMLMPSDGVPGIKQFVIDTVSHAGANPCPPTIVGVGIGGTMERAAYLSKKALLRPVGSVNERPDLAALEQELYDDINRLGIGPVGFGGSTTALAVHILTFATHIAGLPVSVNIGCHATRHAEGSL
- a CDS encoding glycosyltransferase family 2 protein — protein: MTRRLSIIVPCYNEEAVLAESYRRTRAVIDRLPCEGEIIYINDGSRDGTRNMLNELADEDPRVKVLHFSRNFGHQPAVSAGIHQCTADWAVIMDADLQDPPELIPDILALSEREGANSVYCVRRSREKETLFKRLSARLFYRTMNRMSEVQFPLDTGDFRLIDRKIMDQFKRLPEHGKYIRGLISWIGFKQVPFYYERKARVAGETKYPLSKMLRFASNALLYFSKKPLRLASSLGFLAVIVGLLLALWTLLGKICGFSHAETGWSSIMTAIIFFGGVQLLTIGVLGQYIGVLFDEIKNRPEYIIDECRNCTDS
- a CDS encoding type B 50S ribosomal protein L31; this translates as MKKGLHPENYRQVAFKDMSNEEVFITRSTINTKETIEIEGVTYPLVKLEISSSSHPFYTGKAKLVDTAGRVDKFMSRYGNRYKK
- a CDS encoding DUF4387 domain-containing protein; amino-acid sequence: MMHYKLTDVASVIRSKNSGPYELTFDVIFKDYEMYERVKAAGVFNNAMFASLYHIPETDIIGIVHFDPAKAIKTTIVRPIPSGALGETDVYGAQQHVPLMKLEFDL
- a CDS encoding TatD family hydrolase — encoded protein: MRLYDVHTHRPPADLTTPAVVSIDASEPFEPRPGGRYAVGIHPWHAAADRLPLLRLRAAHPQVVMIGEAGLDRLAEAPMSLQIELFEAQVRLADELRKPLIIHCVRAWGELLEVRKRLRPDSPWIVHGFRGKSPLATQLLDAGLSLSFGLLHRPDALRTTWDRRRLFVETDDSPTPIVEVYERIAGELHVSVESLAHDVEKRFAALFP
- the queC gene encoding 7-cyano-7-deazaguanine synthase QueC — its product is MKTDTRHDAALVVFSGGQDSTTCLFWAKEHFAEVRALTFLYGQKHREEVNVAQRIARTADVAWDVLDASFIASLGTSALTDTRILMDSEKPAEGPPNTFVPGRNLFFLSMAAVYAAERGIRHLVTGVSETDFSGYPDCRDTFVRSLNVTLNLAMDAQFVIHTPLMWLDKADVWALSDRLGVFDLVRRETLTCYNGVLGDGCGHCPACRLRHEGLERYLARR
- a CDS encoding queuosine precursor transporter, with translation MKSKVSVSFMMLGVLFCTCLVASNLLETKVVRLWQMPGGHILSVTAGLLVFPISYIINDCIAEVWGYRKARLIIWLGFAMNFLVIILSRVAVMLPAAPFWEGEEAFNFVFGLAPRIAAASLLAFLVGSFLNAYVMSRMKIRSAGRNFSARAILSTLVGESADSLLFFPIAFGGIIPADELLKMIAVQALLKTLYEILILPVTIRVVHYIKRVDETDTYDEGISYNVWKIKEL